In the genome of Peromyscus eremicus chromosome 1, PerEre_H2_v1, whole genome shotgun sequence, the window caagatgcagtagaacacaggtaaagccacaagataTGTGGCGATACAAGgatgaatagaaatggcttaatttaagatgtcagagctagctagcaataagcctgagccatagaccaaagagTTTGTCATTAATATTAATTGACTTGTGTATCTGAGGCAAGATGATGAGGCCATCTTgaaacatgtatgtacatacatacatatgtacatttataaaaatggctGATGCCTGGGCGGGaccaagaaacttcagtctacagaTATTCCCTGAGGCCTAGGCATCTCTCTGCACATCGTTCCACACTATGTCCACTTGGCCCTTCCTATTCAGGCCTCAGGACCCAGCACAGGCAACCCTCTATCACAGCCACTGCCCTGACGGTACTGGTTATTGCTGCCCCCATCACTTTCTAGGGGCTGTGGCATTCTAGGCCTGATGTCTCTCGTCAGCCTGGGAACTCTTGGGGTTCCCACCTCAGTCTAGGAGAGGACAAGTGGGTCATAACTAATGGTGAGCCCAGGCTCTGAGCTCCCTCCTCCAGGCTTTTCCCTCTGCTCTTCCCTGTGAAGACCCTTCTGTGCTCTACCAGCAACTCCAGCTCCTTTGTGAGGCCTAGCTCAATGTCACCTCCTCTATAAAGCCTTCTTGCCACCCCCAACCCAGCAATAACATCACCGAGGCCTGAAGACTCAAGGCAGACCCTTGTGAACCCAGCTACAATTTTCAGCCCTGCTGAGTCTGAGTGGATATGATTCCATTTACTAAGAGGCTCCAGCCTTGTGCCAGGGCCCCACCTGCTCTCACCTCTCGCCTCACCCTCCAGGGTCCTCAGTACCCACTATGACCTCACGAAGTTGCTTGTGATGAGCCACCTGGTTGTTGTCCTTGGCTACCAAATCTTGCATGTTTACCATGACTTCCAGGAGCTCAAGCCCCTTTGCACCCGCCATGCATTCTCCATCAAAGAGATCCTCCAAGCCCGGCATGGCTCCGGCACCCACTGGGCCCTCCGTGCCCACCACAGCTCCCACAGCTCCAGCCTCCCTGAAGACCACCACAGCAGCAGTATCCAACAGTCCCTCCGTGCATCCTAAGTCCCCTAACTTGGTCATGAGCCCTAATAGTCCTAAGTCTACCAGATCAACGGGTACCAAGACAGCTCCTTCATCCCGTCCCAGCAGCAGGTCCCAAGGCCACAGCAAGATGAGAACGTCCAGTCAGGTGAGCACTGACACCAAGGCCAGGAAGGCCAGCAAGGGCAGGAAGGACGGGAAGACTGGCATTATAGGACGACATCAGCAGAAAGGCCCACACAGCCGAGGGCGAACTCCAGGCAGGAGGGGAAGCCACAGCTCCAAGACgtccccaagcagatcaagtaCTCCTAGCAGGAAGAGAACTCACTCTGCCAAACCAGGTGTGGCCAAGAAGGCAAGGACCCCTACTTCCCACCGCAAACAAAGCCAAGGCAAGAGTTACAGCCAACCTAGAACCAGCACCCAGGAAAGGAGCGCCAGCCAGTCTAGAAACATGTGCCAGGAAAAAAACCCCAAGCTACCAGGAGCCTCAGACCCGAGGAGCAGCTCCAGACTACCTATAATCCCCAGTAGGGCCAAGAGCCACAGCCTAAGTAGGACAGCCTTAAAGAGCTCTAGCAAATCTCCTGTGGCgtccaggagagccaggagcTATAGCCAGGTGATGTCCCCCAGCAGGGAACAGACTCACACCCTGGCCAATGCCATGTCAGGAATGTTCAAGAGTTACAAGCAAGACAGCAGCCTCAGCAGGACCCAAAGCTTCAGCCGTTCTAGGACCCCCAGCAGGACCCGAAGTCACAGTCGCTCTAGGACCCCCAGAAGGTCAAGAAGTCGCAGTCACAAGAGGACCCAGAGCCAGGTGAGAAGTTACAGCTGGAAGAGAAATCGTGGTAGGGCAAGAAGTCGTACCCGGAGGGTCACACCCACACATATGAGATGCAGCCAGTCCAGAGCCCACAGCCAAGAGGAAAGTCACAACCCATGGAGAgctccaggaagagagagaagccaAGCGTGGTCCAGGACTTCCAGTGAGGAAAAAAGCCACAGCCGGTCCAGAAGTACCAGAGAGAAAGACCAGAGCCGACCAAGACCCGCCAGGAAGAAGGGGCACAGGCGGTCTAGGAAGCCTAGCGCTGGGAGCGGGCGCAGCCAATCTAGAAACCCCAGCACAGACACAGCCCAAAGCCAGTCTCCAGCCTCCACCAGGAAGAGAGCACTGAGCAAGGAGAGCCGCGGCGGCCAATCGAGAACCACCACCGAGCAGAGCTCCCGAAGGCACTCTAGAACCCACAACAAGGACCAAGAACCCAGCCAAGCTGCAGCCCCTGAGAGCCGCCTAGGGAAGCCATCTCCCACCAGGACCAGGAGTGCTAGTCAGAAGAGAGTCCACAGCAAGGGAAGGGGTCAGTCCTCATCACGACTTCCCAAGGGAATCCAAGTCCAGGACGACAGCTTTGTCAACCCCAGGACTTGTAAGGCCACCTCACCTGGGGAAAGGTCTTCATCATCTTCCTCCAAGCTGGCGTAGCTTCCAGTCTCAGTGGGCTCACGGGTCTCTGTCATGGCCAGGGGAGGGGACAAGAGACAGGAGCAGAGCAGCGACTGGGCAGGGTCCCTCCCCGGCCAGCTCTCCCACGGTCACACCTCCAGCCACAAACTCTTCTAACACGGGATGTTGGCAGGTAGAGAGGGACGCTGGACATGGGGAAAGGAAAGGCCTGTGGTGACTCAATAAATTTTTACAAAACACTTGTCCCCATTCCAAGACCGCTGTGTGCTCAGTGAGGTAACGATGACCTCCAGACTCTGCCTCCTGGAGGCCTCAACTTCTGTATTTTGTCAACAAGACTTAGTGGTTCTTATTCAGTAGGGTAGGGAGAGATGACATCCCTAGTTATTTAAAGGTAGGCACTGGCATGGGCACCAATCATAACTAAGTGTAAAAGGAAAACACCTGTGCCAGGCATTAGCTCTTTAGCTGCTGGATGGTAGGGAGGTCTGGGGCTGAGGGAAGATACCTTTGTTAACTATTAGGGACACAGAAAACTTGGTACAGCTGTGACACTATCCCGGAAGTGTTTTGTTTTCGTGAGACACGATCTCAAATaccctaggctgaccttgaatttctgatgctCCTGgatctacctcccaaatgctggagatcaaacctagggcttcatatATGCTTGGTAAGAACactaccaactgagtcacattGCTACCCTTCAGTTTTTTTCCTTGCTTGAAATGGGGCCTCATGTATCCCGAAATTGGCCTCAAGTTCACTAAGTAGCCTCAGATGGATCTTCCTGCCAAGTGCCAGGATCACaggtgcaccaccatacctggtgtgCCAAGCATCAACTACACTCATTTGTGAAAGTCAGCCTTGCCTAGGTCTGAACTTTCTCTGGCTATAGCTTCACAAGGAACCCAACTTCTCTTGTTTCCTTCTCTGGAAAGCCTGCTTCCATGCCTTCACTAGTACACTCATAACCACGCAGAAAAGGCTCCCTagaggcagaagagggagagTAAGTAAGGAACTTACTTACAGAAAGGACCTGCAAGGTGGCCCAAAGCCCAAGATCACAGGTCACCTCACCAGACTGGTGGTTGAACAAGGATTCGAAGCCATGCTTTGAATATCAGTAAGCTCAGAcacatggcagcccacacctGCAATCCAGCCCTTAGGCTGGCAGAAATCTCAAGTTTAAGGTCACTGGTGACTACAcagagtctgggctacatgagaccctatctccaaaaaacagACTCATAGAACTTGTAGGTGTGTGGCAGACTACTGCCCCGCCCATCCCTCCAGCCACTCCAAACTTCTGGAGGGTGCATACAGGCCCTTTATAGCTGGAGGCGGAGGGGTCCTAGTTACATCCTGCAGTGGCCATCGgcaattttctccttcctctttgtgGGCCTTGGAGAACTAATTTTCACCTTGCAAAGCCCATATATAAACATCTTCTGTACATCTCCTCAGCCCTAATAATCCCTGTCTCTCCCAAAGCacacatttcctcctcctcctcctgccctgtgAGAGGGCCAAGGTAGAACTAAAAACCACCATATCCTTACATTCTTCATGGACTcttgctatacagcccaggctggccttgaacctgcaatCTTACCAACCTCAACCTCCCAGGTGCAGGGATTATAGATATGCAGCCACTCCATCTGTCTCAGCCTCACTGAAAATATGACAAAGCCTGTATGTTAGGCACTGGGGACCCAATGGTAGAAAGCACACTATCTCTTCAAAGCATAGATGTCAAAGTCACTGCCAGGGGAatgaagctgaagcaggaagagtcGGGTGGCATCAATGGATGGGGACTTAAAAGACACCTGGATCAGGCCTTTTAAGGACAGAGCATCAGTAATTGGCAAGGAAGAGCTCTCATGATTATCGATCACATGCAGGGCCCCTCTAATTCTGGAATTCTACATTATGCCTGGAAAAACTCAAAACAACTGGTtccaatatttaatattaaatatttaatatatccgggcggtggaggcacacgcctttaatcccagcactcgggaggcagagccaggcagatctctgtgagttcgaggccagcctgggctaccgagcgagatccaggacaggcaccaaaactatacagagaaaccctgtctcgaagaaaccaaataataataaaataataataataatttaatatacGTGTTCATGCAGTACCTAGGACTACGTAAACGCATTCTGTTTTGAGAtcgggtctcactatgtagccagaaCTGACCTAgaattcctgaccctcctgccccagcctcggGTTGCTGAAGTTATAGGCATGTGACACACACTGGGCTTTAACTGTTATTCTCCTGGCTACCATACCCGGGATCGTCAGGACTTTCCCTGGGGTTACCTGGGGACAACCATCCCTTTCCAAACCCACATTACACAAAGCTCCTTTCCAGAATGTTCTGGACATCAGGTGGAACCATCCCTCAGTACGGAAATCCTGTACGCAGCCAGACTGACTTCCAAGACCGTACGggtacaaaaaagaaaacatcctcaGTACTACAGGTGAAAatcagctgggcgtggtggtgcacccctgcaAACTCAGCACTTGGCAGATTATAAATTGTAGGTCATCCTCCACAAtactgtgggttcaaggccaatcAGGGCTACATGAAACCGTCTCTCCCACCTCCCACAAAGGCCAATACTGTGGCCCGGACCCCACACAACACTGAACCAACACCGTGTGCGTGAACACAATTAGGTAGGTACCTTGCCGCACAACGCTACGTAGGACAAGGGCTGGGACAAACCCGAATACCAAACAATGCCCGGTGACAACTTCCCACGATGCCTCGGGCCTTTAACGACCACCTTCTAAAACGCCAAGCACCGAAACGCTCCTTGTCTCGCGGAAAGCAAGCGTGTGcgacacacaaaaaataataataataaaataaaggacCCCCTCCAGGAGCCCAGGCCCTGCCCAGAATGCCCCAGGCTCGTAAAACGCCTGGGCCACCGGCTCCCACGGCTGCAAGGCGAAGCCGCGGTGGGTTCTGAGCCGCGTGCTGGGAGAAGCAAAGGGACTCTCGGGCCGGTCACCCTGCCAAGCGGCCGCGGGCTCCCGGCATGCAGCGGGGCTGTATCGCCCGCGTCCCAGCATGCCCCGCGCACCCCAAGCACGGACACTCACCGACGCCGGCGGCCCCGGCTCGGGCTCGGCGGTGGCGGCGGCTACAAGCCCGGGCACTGCGCCTGCGTTCAGGGAGCCCcggcgagcgagcgagcgagcgaggggCGAGGGGCGAGTGGAGCTCAGGGCGCGTGCGCGGCCAGACGGACCATTGCTGGCCGTCGGTGGGAAGAGGGGCTCCGAGAATCGGCGCAGGCTGCGGAGCTTGCAACCGGCGAGGGTGTCGGTCTCCGCCGCTCAGGGCCCCGCTGGACTTGGTACAGTCCGCGGCTCGACCACCGGGGAGCTTCAGGAATCGAGCGTGCGTGCGCGCTGGAGCTAACGCGCCTTATAAATAGGGGAtgccttggggtggggtggggggtggggagggctgggggccTAAGTCCTCGGCTCGGATCCCGGGGTTGGAGGCTCTCTCATTTGCATAATCCTAGCGCGGGACAAAGGAAGGCCTCCCGCACTGGAGGATGTGATTTGCATATTCCCGGGAGAGGCTGTCCTTCCGAGCGCAGTGATTAGCATATGGATGGGAGGAGGGGGCACCTGGGCACGGCGCATGCGTGTAGGGACTGCCGACTTGCGCGAAGTGGGCTGGCCGCCTTTTCCTGAAACTACAGAAGGTCTAGGACCCGGTTCATGCCCCTGCCACCCAGGATAAGTCTTTATTGCTCTCTTGTGAATTAGGCCAGCACGTGGTTTCTGCGTTTCGAGAGATCTggtaccccacacacacccaattTAAGGAAGACGAACCACATTTGTTTAGACTAATACCTAGAGCTGCTGACCTCGAAGAGGTGGAGAATGGGAGGCTGTGGGTGCCAGAAACGCCTGCTCCAGCCCAGGGTTCTGCAAGGGCTTCCAGGGCTTGATTTTTTAAGCCAAGTCTGAACAGGAGCCAACTAGGACTCTCTTGGCAGAGGGACTAGCTAATGCAAATGCCCAGAGGCAAAGGAGTTGTCTGCATTCTTAAAGGAAGTACAGGCA includes:
- the Srrm5 gene encoding serine/arginine repetitive matrix protein 5 isoform X1, with the translated sequence MGSLLSQYHRGPLRPHHLSSPVTMGSLLSQYHRGPLRPHHLSSPVTMGSLLSQYHRSSSPFAPAMHSPSKRSSKPGMAPAPTGPSVPTTAPTAPASLKTTTAAVSNSPSVHPKSPNLVMSPNSPKSTRSTGTKTAPSSRPSSRSQGHSKMRTSSQVSTDTKARKASKGRKDGKTGIIGRHQQKGPHSRGRTPGRRGSHSSKTSPSRSSTPSRKRTHSAKPGVAKKARTPTSHRKQSQGKSYSQPRTSTQERSASQSRNMCQEKNPKLPGASDPRSSSRLPIIPSRAKSHSLSRTALKSSSKSPVASRRARSYSQVMSPSREQTHTLANAMSGMFKSYKQDSSLSRTQSFSRSRTPSRTRSHSRSRTPRRSRSRSHKRTQSQVRSYSWKRNRGRARSRTRRVTPTHMRCSQSRAHSQEESHNPWRAPGRERSQAWSRTSSEEKSHSRSRSTREKDQSRPRPARKKGHRRSRKPSAGSGRSQSRNPSTDTAQSQSPASTRKRALSKESRGGQSRTTTEQSSRRHSRTHNKDQEPSQAAAPESRLGKPSPTRTRSASQKRVHSKGRGQSSSRLPKGIQVQDDSFVNPRTCKATSPGERSSSSSSKLA
- the Srrm5 gene encoding serine/arginine repetitive matrix protein 5 isoform X2, with product MFTMTSRSSSPFAPAMHSPSKRSSKPGMAPAPTGPSVPTTAPTAPASLKTTTAAVSNSPSVHPKSPNLVMSPNSPKSTRSTGTKTAPSSRPSSRSQGHSKMRTSSQVSTDTKARKASKGRKDGKTGIIGRHQQKGPHSRGRTPGRRGSHSSKTSPSRSSTPSRKRTHSAKPGVAKKARTPTSHRKQSQGKSYSQPRTSTQERSASQSRNMCQEKNPKLPGASDPRSSSRLPIIPSRAKSHSLSRTALKSSSKSPVASRRARSYSQVMSPSREQTHTLANAMSGMFKSYKQDSSLSRTQSFSRSRTPSRTRSHSRSRTPRRSRSRSHKRTQSQVRSYSWKRNRGRARSRTRRVTPTHMRCSQSRAHSQEESHNPWRAPGRERSQAWSRTSSEEKSHSRSRSTREKDQSRPRPARKKGHRRSRKPSAGSGRSQSRNPSTDTAQSQSPASTRKRALSKESRGGQSRTTTEQSSRRHSRTHNKDQEPSQAAAPESRLGKPSPTRTRSASQKRVHSKGRGQSSSRLPKGIQVQDDSFVNPRTCKATSPGERSSSSSSKLA